One region of Vitis vinifera cultivar Pinot Noir 40024 chromosome 1, ASM3070453v1 genomic DNA includes:
- the LOC100263220 gene encoding lignin-forming anionic peroxidase, translating into MGSTACIFVALLFIFSNMPCEAQLSSSFYDNTCPKALSTIRTAVRTAVSRERRMAASLIRLHFHDCFVQGCDASILLNDSSSIQSEKNAPNNLNSVRGYDVIDDVKSEVESICPGIVSCADILAVAARDASVAVSGPTWTVNLGRRDSTTSGLSQAATNLPNFSDGLDRLISLFGSKGLSERDMVALSGSHTIGQARCVTFRDRIYDNGTDIDAGFASTRRRRCPATSGDGDDNIAALDLVTPNSFDNNYFKNLIQKKGLLQSDQVLFSGGSTDSIVTGYSKSPSTFSSDFASAMVKMGNIEPLTGSAGEIRKLCSAIN; encoded by the exons ATGGGCTCAACAGCATGTATTTTTGTTGCTCTattgtttattttctcaaatatgccatgtgaagctcagCTATCTTCCTCATTCTACGATAACACCTGTCCAAAAGCCCTCAGTACCATCCGGACAGCGGTCAGGACTGCTGTATCTCGTGAGCGtagaatggcagcatctctaATTCGTCTCCACTTCCATGATTGCTTCGTCCAG GGCTGCGATGCATCAATCTTGCTTAATGATTCCTCCTCCATTCAAAGCGAGAAAAATGCTCCCAATAATTTGAATTCAGTTCGAGGATACGATGTCATAGATGATGTCAAGTCTGAAGTGGAGAGCATTTGTCCCGGTATTGTATCGTGTGCTGACATTCTAGCAGTGGCAGCTCGGGATGCATCCGTCGCT gtGAGTGGGCCAACATGGACAGTGAATCTTGGAAGAAGAGATTCCACAACCTCAGGCCTAAGCCAAGCTGCCACCAACCTTCCTAACTTCAGTGACGGCCTCGACAGGCTTATTTCCTTGTTCGGTAGCAAAGGTTTGAGCGAAAGAGACATGGTTGCCCTTTCAG GTTCCCACACGATAGGCCAAGCAAGATGTGTGACATTCCGGGATAGGATATACGACAATGGAACTGATATTGACGCTGGCTTTGCTAGTACCAGGAGACGCCGCTGTCCTGCTACTAGTGGGGATGGTGATGACAATATTGCAGCCCTGGATTTGGTGACACCCAATTCTTTTGATAACAATTACTTCAAGAATCTCATTCAGAAGAAGGGTCTTCTTCAATCAGATCAAGTACTTTTCAGCGGAGGTTCTACTGACAGTATCGTCACTGGGTATAGCAAGAGCCCTTCAACATTCAGCTCTGATTTTGCATCAGCCATGGTTAAGATGGGAAATATTGAACCTCTCACTGGCTCTGCCGGAGAGATACGAAAACTCTGTAGTGCTATAAATTGA
- the LOC100264885 gene encoding lignin-forming anionic peroxidase — protein MGSAYPSSSRSPFISYACIFLAVFFILSNAPCEAQLSSKFYDNTCPKALSTIRTAIRTAVSRERRMAASLIRLHFHDCFVQGCDASILLDDSATIQSEKNAPNNNNSVRGFEVIDNVKSQVESICPGVVSCADILAVAARDSSVAVGGPTWTVKLGRRDSTTSGLSQAAANLPSFRDGLDKLVSLFSSKGLNTREMVALSGSHTIGQARCVTFRDRIHDNGTNIDAGFASTRRRRCPVDNGNGDDNLAPLDLVTPNSFDNNYFKNLIQRKGLLQSDQVLFNGGSTDSIVTEYSKSRSTFSSDFAAAMVKMGDIDPLTGSNGEIRKLCNAIN, from the exons ATGGGCTCAGCATACCCAAGCTCAAGTCGGTCACCCTTTATTTCTTATGCATGCATTTTTCTTGCTGTCTTCTTTATTCTCTCAAATGCCCCATGTGAAGCTCAGCTATCTTCAAAATTCTACGATAATACCTGTCCAAAAGCACTCAGTACCATCCGGACAGCCATCAGGACAGCGGTATCACGGGAGCGTAGAATGGCGGCGTCTCTAATTCGTCTCCACTTCCACGATTGCTTTGTTCAG GGCTGTGATGCATCAATCTTGCTTGATGATTCCGCCACCATTCAAAGTGAGAAAAATGCACCCAACAACAACAATTCAGTTAGAGGGTTCGAAGTCATAGACAATGTCAAGTCTCAGGTGGAGAGCATTTGTCCGGGCGTTGTTTCTTGTGCAGACATTCTTGCAGTCGCAGCTAGAGATTCATCTGTTGCT GTTGGAGGGCCAACATGGACAGTGAAGCTTGGAAGAAGAGACTCCACCACTTCAGGGCTCAGCCAAGCAGCAGCCAACCTTCCTAGCTTTAGAGACGGCCTGGACAAGCTTGTTTCCTTGTTCAGTAGCAAAGGTTTAAATACAAGAGAAATGGTTGCTCTTTCAG GTTCTCATACAATAGGGCAAGCAAGATGTGTGACATTCCGCGATAGAATACACGACAATGGAACTAACATTGATGCTGGCTTTGCTAGCACTCGGAGGCGTAGGTGTCCTGTTGATAATGGGAATGGTGATGACAATCTTGCACCCCTGGATTTGGTGACACCCAATTCTTTTGATAACAATTATTTCAAGAATCTCATTCAAAGAAAAGGCCTTCTTCAATCAGATCAGGTGCTTTTTAATGGAGGATCTACGGACAGTATTGTGACCGAGTATAGCAAGAGCCGTTCAACTTTTAGTTCGGATTTTGCAGCTGCCATGGTGAAGATGGGAGATATTGATCCTCTCACTGGTTCCAACGGGGAGATACGAAAACTCTGCAATGCCATAAACTAA